Proteins encoded by one window of Methanobacterium sp. CWC-01:
- a CDS encoding ATP-grasp domain-containing protein, translating to MKLLILEYATARGIEDPSIVIEGRAMLQGLLEDFDSKNTSFLISHQSLPLEVGSCQARIISKNVDEWLEEDLSYYDACLPIAPEEDFILYRITRAIEKHGLKVIGSLSEGVFTCSDKWETYQALKNVSPLINTEKIFFDDLENSTPIKGLIDYEKLKVVKPADGVSCSGVRIVDSQRKLMAAALQIKKNSSSPFFLLQDFVEGDSCSVSLLSDGQKAIPISLNLQDININDYYIDYNGGKTPLDHPLKYEAFYVAKKAVESIKGLRGYVGVDLILGDHVHLVEINSRITTPYIALRKLVNFNLGQAVLDAAQGNLPHTIRLDGEAYFSKRTHEMDVTVIR from the coding sequence TTGAAACTTTTGATTTTAGAGTACGCCACTGCCCGTGGAATTGAAGATCCATCCATAGTTATTGAGGGCCGGGCCATGTTACAGGGTCTGTTGGAGGATTTTGACAGTAAAAATACATCATTTCTAATCTCCCATCAATCATTACCTTTAGAAGTGGGAAGCTGCCAAGCAAGAATCATCTCTAAGAATGTGGATGAATGGTTGGAGGAAGATCTATCCTATTATGATGCTTGCCTTCCCATAGCCCCTGAAGAGGATTTCATTCTGTACAGGATCACCCGAGCCATCGAAAAACACGGATTGAAAGTTATTGGTTCGTTATCAGAAGGAGTTTTTACCTGTTCTGATAAGTGGGAAACTTATCAGGCCTTAAAAAATGTTTCTCCCCTGATTAACACTGAAAAAATATTTTTTGATGATCTGGAAAACTCCACCCCCATCAAGGGACTAATTGATTATGAAAAACTCAAGGTGGTCAAACCCGCTGATGGCGTATCCTGTTCTGGAGTACGAATAGTTGATTCTCAAAGAAAACTCATGGCGGCTGCTTTACAGATCAAGAAGAACAGCTCTTCTCCTTTCTTTTTACTCCAAGATTTTGTGGAAGGGGATAGTTGTAGTGTTAGTTTGCTGTCTGATGGCCAGAAGGCAATCCCAATAAGTCTTAATCTACAAGATATCAACATAAATGATTATTATATAGATTATAATGGGGGAAAAACTCCGTTAGACCATCCACTTAAATATGAAGCATTTTATGTTGCAAAAAAGGCCGTAGAATCGATAAAGGGATTGCGCGGTTATGTGGGAGTGGACCTGATATTGGGAGACCATGTACATCTGGTGGAGATCAACTCCCGAATCACCACCCCCTACATCGCCCTCCGTAAACTGGTGAACTTCAATCTCGGTCAGGCTGTTCTGGATGCGGCGCAGGGCAATTTGCCACATACCATTCGGCTGGATGGAGAAGCATACTTTTCCAAAAGAACTCATGAAATGGATGTAACGGTGATTAGATGA
- a CDS encoding hydantoinase/oxoprolinase family protein: protein MKIAGLDIGGATTDLAVVEFSASGDIKNIRVDYEYLPMWMEKENLGNVIKNMLGSDFNDLDAMGVSMTAELVDAYATKREGVLDIVKKTRELTSIQMGFVGQEGVMDHREVLAKPLEVAAANWIATAPLAAMISPDCILVDTGSTTTDIIPIKDGQECARGRSDLERLATGELVYTGLLRTNVATLVDRVPLQDIWVRVASELFAITADVHVILENIGENEYSCPTPDGSGESRKECMQRMARVICSDLDVLTEEEVEELASYVYQKQLERVAEALLEVAESNDLEEVVVTGLGMNQVGREAANLLGLKVTGMDELLTMEECIAAPAVGTALLMEEFLRSKIFNENI from the coding sequence ATGAAAATTGCAGGATTAGATATTGGCGGGGCAACCACTGATCTGGCGGTGGTTGAATTCTCAGCCTCTGGCGATATAAAAAATATAAGAGTTGACTATGAGTATCTGCCCATGTGGATGGAGAAAGAGAATCTGGGCAATGTCATAAAAAATATGTTGGGATCAGATTTTAATGATCTGGATGCCATGGGGGTGTCCATGACTGCAGAACTGGTGGATGCCTACGCCACCAAAAGAGAGGGGGTCCTGGATATAGTCAAAAAGACACGGGAACTTACCAGTATTCAGATGGGATTCGTGGGACAGGAGGGTGTCATGGACCACCGGGAAGTCCTGGCAAAACCCCTGGAAGTGGCAGCTGCCAACTGGATTGCCACCGCTCCACTGGCTGCCATGATCTCACCGGACTGTATCTTGGTTGATACCGGCAGTACCACCACGGACATCATACCCATAAAGGACGGTCAGGAGTGTGCCAGGGGCAGATCAGACCTGGAAAGACTGGCAACTGGAGAACTGGTTTACACGGGACTTTTAAGGACCAACGTAGCCACCCTGGTAGACCGGGTACCACTTCAAGATATCTGGGTCAGGGTGGCTTCGGAATTATTTGCCATAACCGCTGATGTCCACGTCATCCTGGAAAATATTGGAGAAAATGAATATTCCTGTCCTACTCCGGACGGATCCGGTGAATCCAGAAAGGAGTGCATGCAGAGGATGGCCCGGGTAATATGTTCTGATCTAGATGTGCTGACTGAAGAGGAGGTTGAAGAGTTGGCTTCGTACGTATACCAGAAACAGTTGGAAAGGGTGGCAGAAGCCTTATTAGAAGTTGCAGAGAGTAATGATCTCGAGGAGGTGGTGGTAACTGGATTAGGGATGAATCAAGTTGGTAGGGAGGCAGCTAACCTCCTGGGGCTTAAGGTAACCGGTATGGATGAATTATTAACCATGGAGGAGTGTATTGCTGCTCCTGCTGTAGGGACTGCTCTTCTAATGGAAGAATTTCTGAGAAGTAAAATATTTAATGAAAATATCTAA
- the hisA gene encoding 1-(5-phosphoribosyl)-5-[(5-phosphoribosylamino)methylideneamino]imidazole-4-carboxamide isomerase → MMVIPAVDIKNGKCVQLVQGKPGTEQVILEDPAKIARQWEDRGARMIHVIDLGGALGESKNLEIVREILDSVSIPIQMGGGIRTKEDALNLLDMGIDKVILGTVAMENHGVVKDLSNSFGKERILVALDSKDSQVVVRGWTEKTDRTAPEMGKIFERLGAGGILFTNVDYEGLMKGFSLKPLEELLKAVHMPVIYSGGVSTLEDVEQLSKTRVKGVVIGSALYKGNIKFEKALEYE, encoded by the coding sequence TTGATGGTCATTCCTGCAGTTGATATTAAAAATGGGAAATGTGTGCAGCTGGTCCAGGGAAAACCTGGAACAGAGCAGGTTATTCTAGAAGATCCAGCAAAGATTGCCCGGCAGTGGGAGGATAGAGGAGCCCGAATGATCCATGTCATTGATCTGGGCGGAGCCCTGGGGGAATCAAAGAACCTGGAAATCGTAAGGGAAATTCTAGATTCTGTATCCATACCCATACAGATGGGTGGTGGAATAAGAACAAAAGAAGATGCTCTTAATCTCCTGGATATGGGTATAGATAAGGTAATTCTGGGAACAGTTGCCATGGAAAATCATGGAGTGGTAAAGGATCTCTCAAATAGTTTTGGAAAAGAAAGAATCCTGGTGGCCCTGGACAGCAAAGATTCCCAGGTGGTGGTTCGAGGCTGGACTGAAAAAACAGATAGAACCGCTCCTGAGATGGGTAAAATCTTTGAAAGACTGGGAGCTGGAGGAATCCTATTTACCAACGTTGACTATGAAGGGCTAATGAAGGGATTCAGTTTAAAACCCCTGGAAGAACTCCTTAAAGCAGTACATATGCCAGTAATTTATTCTGGTGGAGTCAGCACCCTGGAAGATGTTGAACAGCTTTCAAAAACAAGAGTAAAAGGTGTGGTAATTGGATCAGCACTTTATAAAGGTAATATCAAATTTGAAAAAGCTCTTGAATACGAGTAA
- a CDS encoding nucleotide sugar dehydrogenase has translation MACKIGNDTKVTIYGLGHMGLPTAALLARSGLKILGADINSQIVEKINRGQSPILEPGLDEMVHETVKSSHLSATTDMGEASRHSEVHMVIVPTPVDENKVSDLKAVEMACRSIAQGLKKGDLVILESTVPPGTCQNLAIPLLEESGLKVGVDFGLAYTPERALPNKTLDEIAHNPRIVGAIDHCSFEKASSLYQRITSGQIIRVKDLKTAEMVKLMENTYRDTNIALANEFALICESMGIDALEAIKAANHHPRVNIHIPGPGVGGHCLSIDPYFLVEIAKKQGIDTPLIKTSRMVNENMPLEVIRMTREALKEKGKDLKDSEVGILGVAYKGNVADARESPAEDLIGELLSSGGVVYAHDPHVPQKVVESFGAKPADIKKILGCDCVILVTDHDIYSQIEPSMIKNGLFICTRPILDPDRFRMAGVTFKGVGRS, from the coding sequence ATGGCATGCAAGATAGGGAACGATACAAAGGTCACTATTTATGGTTTGGGCCATATGGGCCTGCCCACCGCGGCATTACTGGCCAGGAGTGGCCTGAAAATTTTAGGTGCTGATATTAACTCCCAAATCGTTGAGAAGATTAACCGGGGTCAGTCACCTATACTGGAGCCGGGTTTGGATGAGATGGTCCATGAAACCGTGAAAAGTTCACATCTATCTGCAACTACTGATATGGGAGAAGCTTCCAGACATTCAGAGGTGCACATGGTTATTGTACCCACCCCCGTGGATGAAAATAAGGTGTCTGACCTGAAAGCAGTTGAAATGGCCTGCCGAAGTATAGCCCAAGGTTTGAAAAAGGGTGATCTAGTTATCCTAGAAAGCACGGTACCGCCGGGCACCTGTCAAAATCTGGCCATCCCTTTATTGGAAGAAAGCGGATTAAAAGTAGGTGTGGATTTTGGCCTGGCTTACACTCCGGAGAGGGCATTACCTAACAAAACCCTGGATGAAATAGCCCATAACCCACGTATAGTGGGTGCAATAGATCATTGCAGTTTTGAAAAAGCATCATCCCTTTACCAGAGGATCACCAGTGGTCAAATCATTAGAGTAAAGGATCTAAAGACTGCAGAAATGGTAAAGTTAATGGAAAACACGTATAGGGATACGAATATTGCACTGGCCAATGAATTTGCATTAATATGTGAATCCATGGGTATAGATGCCCTGGAAGCTATAAAAGCAGCTAACCATCATCCTCGGGTAAACATCCACATCCCTGGACCCGGTGTTGGCGGGCACTGCCTATCCATAGATCCCTATTTTCTGGTGGAAATAGCAAAAAAACAGGGTATTGACACTCCTCTCATTAAAACTTCCCGGATGGTAAATGAAAATATGCCCCTGGAAGTGATAAGAATGACCCGTGAAGCGTTGAAAGAGAAAGGAAAGGATTTGAAAGACTCTGAAGTAGGGATACTGGGAGTGGCTTATAAGGGAAACGTGGCCGATGCCAGAGAATCACCGGCGGAAGATCTGATTGGAGAATTATTATCCTCCGGAGGAGTAGTATATGCTCATGACCCTCATGTACCACAAAAAGTAGTGGAATCCTTTGGTGCGAAACCAGCGGATATTAAGAAGATATTAGGATGTGATTGTGTTATTCTGGTAACTGATCACGATATTTATAGTCAGATAGAACCTTCTATGATCAAAAACGGCCTTTTTATTTGCACTCGGCCCATTTTGGATCCGGATAGATTCCGGATGGCTGGTGTTACCTTTAAGGGAGTGGGAAGATCTTGA
- a CDS encoding putative PEP-binding protein: MIILRGIGTSPYTGVGRVRKIENKEDLLRLEGGEIVVLSRAARDMLSHLQRAGGVVTDYGGLTSHVAIVLREMKVACVVGTEIGTQLLQEGALVTVDGHTGNIYRGFVEMEQKDGPMEMHRPATSVKVNLNIPEIAEKVAPLSDGVGSIRIENLIVRTGKHPQKLLKQDKLDKVIANGVRIIADAFHPKSVYFRTFDIPTDELRGLDGGEVEPYEHNPLLGLRGIQKDLQNRGILESEFRAINRLLDEGYDNLGMKIPFLRDLSEYMAVKSIMKDVGLRPHHDIPLGVALETPSSFLSFDQFLKEGLDFVTLGMSDLTMCSLAVDRRGVKVAKHFDLMHPAVWKLLQMVIEKCNHQGMECCICGHAASNPDIVRKLIEMGISSISTNPDQILKMRKVVSAAEDAVLAKYLL; the protein is encoded by the coding sequence ATGATTATCCTACGGGGAATAGGCACCAGCCCCTACACGGGGGTAGGGCGAGTTAGAAAGATAGAAAACAAAGAAGACCTCCTCCGCCTGGAGGGTGGTGAAATTGTGGTTTTATCCAGGGCCGCACGTGATATGCTGTCACATCTGCAGAGGGCAGGAGGGGTGGTAACTGATTATGGTGGTTTAACCAGTCATGTGGCCATTGTACTGCGAGAGATGAAAGTGGCCTGCGTGGTAGGTACGGAGATAGGAACCCAGTTACTCCAGGAAGGAGCTCTGGTTACGGTGGATGGTCATACTGGGAACATCTACCGTGGTTTTGTGGAAATGGAGCAAAAGGATGGGCCAATGGAAATGCACCGTCCGGCCACCAGTGTGAAGGTGAATCTCAATATTCCGGAGATAGCTGAGAAGGTAGCACCACTATCTGATGGCGTGGGGTCCATCCGAATCGAAAACCTCATTGTACGCACCGGAAAGCATCCCCAAAAACTTCTTAAACAAGATAAGCTGGATAAGGTAATCGCCAATGGGGTTAGGATCATCGCCGATGCTTTCCATCCTAAGAGTGTCTATTTCCGGACGTTTGACATCCCCACCGATGAACTTCGGGGTTTGGATGGGGGTGAGGTCGAACCTTATGAACATAATCCTCTGCTGGGGTTGCGTGGTATCCAGAAGGATCTTCAGAATAGGGGCATCCTGGAGTCGGAGTTCAGGGCTATAAACCGATTACTGGATGAGGGCTATGATAATCTGGGTATGAAAATACCTTTTCTGAGAGATTTATCAGAATATATGGCTGTAAAATCAATTATGAAAGATGTTGGTCTTCGTCCACACCATGATATCCCTTTAGGGGTGGCCCTGGAAACTCCTTCTTCATTCTTAAGTTTTGACCAATTTTTAAAGGAAGGCCTGGACTTTGTAACCCTGGGTATGAGCGACCTGACCATGTGCTCTCTGGCTGTGGACCGCCGGGGGGTTAAGGTTGCTAAACACTTTGATCTGATGCACCCTGCGGTATGGAAGTTGTTACAAATGGTAATTGAAAAATGCAACCATCAGGGTATGGAATGCTGTATATGCGGACATGCTGCTTCTAACCCAGATATTGTGAGAAAGCTAATTGAAATGGGGATTAGTTCCATCTCCACCAATCCCGATCAAATATTAAAGATGCGCAAGGTGGTATCTGCAGCCGAGGATGCTGTTTTAGCCAAATACTTGCTTTAA
- a CDS encoding DUF460 domain-containing protein, with protein sequence MFYKNRNYNNLNSSFEDSKDLKTIRGIIVGFDPGHTVGVAIMDLNGRVLSVKSFKEASRSRVVSHIIGYGKAVLISTDVYPPPKMVKKLSSILQSRIDAPPRFMSVESKIEAVEIYLNEKSSFPKSKVERSDEIPQNAHERDALAAALKTYKKYQNKLQQIVKKAEELSLTSSEVDNVKIMFLQGTPVSKAMDYILESRKDQESQLDDDNNSESQLKLDRSSKPPKDYSSLEHLGHINRLKQKIKSQETEIKKLKKQNLKMEGKLGEARLEISGLKEKIEDLHYQYSKGILEKKELASKIAIIKRLQDKYQHEKDLRQNLQENLSSIKNIQALELSKKVVPVKIIESFTREGIKEACDYWKIKEGDVVFLKNSKGGGSHTASLIIQRKIKAVIINDQMSHTAEEEFEKNMIPLLPLEKVELKKIDKFAVVSADSLRSQIENWETQVRYRKASEDRKKLLNVIDEYRAKRRRSADNS encoded by the coding sequence CTGTTTTATAAGAACAGAAATTACAACAATCTTAATTCTTCATTTGAAGATTCAAAAGACTTAAAAACTATCAGGGGCATTATTGTTGGTTTTGATCCGGGACACACCGTAGGAGTGGCCATAATGGATCTTAATGGCCGGGTTTTATCGGTTAAAAGCTTTAAGGAAGCCAGCCGGTCCCGGGTTGTCAGCCATATAATTGGATATGGAAAGGCGGTGTTGATATCTACCGACGTATACCCTCCTCCTAAGATGGTTAAGAAACTTTCCTCCATCCTTCAGTCACGTATTGATGCTCCTCCCAGATTCATGTCGGTAGAATCTAAAATCGAAGCTGTGGAAATTTATTTAAATGAAAAATCTTCTTTTCCTAAATCTAAAGTGGAGCGCTCTGATGAAATCCCTCAGAATGCCCATGAAAGAGATGCCCTGGCAGCAGCTTTAAAAACCTACAAAAAATACCAGAACAAACTGCAACAGATAGTCAAAAAGGCTGAAGAGTTGAGTTTAACTTCTTCAGAAGTGGATAATGTCAAAATTATGTTTTTGCAGGGTACACCGGTTAGTAAAGCTATGGATTATATCTTAGAATCTAGAAAAGACCAGGAAAGTCAATTAGATGATGATAATAATTCAGAATCACAATTAAAACTTGATAGATCATCTAAGCCTCCTAAGGATTATAGTTCTTTAGAGCATTTAGGTCATATTAATCGGTTGAAACAGAAGATAAAATCTCAGGAAACTGAGATTAAAAAATTAAAAAAGCAGAATCTTAAAATGGAAGGAAAGTTAGGGGAGGCTCGGCTGGAGATTTCAGGCCTGAAGGAGAAAATTGAAGATCTCCATTACCAGTACTCCAAAGGAATTCTGGAGAAAAAAGAGTTAGCATCCAAAATTGCTATAATAAAAAGATTACAGGATAAATATCAACATGAAAAGGATTTAAGGCAGAACCTGCAGGAAAATCTAAGTTCCATAAAAAATATCCAGGCCCTGGAGCTCTCCAAAAAGGTGGTGCCAGTTAAAATAATAGAATCATTCACGAGAGAAGGTATAAAGGAAGCCTGTGATTACTGGAAGATAAAAGAAGGAGATGTTGTTTTCCTTAAAAACTCCAAAGGCGGAGGATCCCATACAGCTTCTCTAATTATCCAGAGGAAAATAAAGGCGGTTATAATTAATGATCAGATGTCTCATACCGCTGAGGAAGAGTTTGAGAAAAACATGATTCCCCTTCTTCCCCTGGAAAAGGTTGAACTGAAGAAGATCGATAAGTTTGCAGTGGTCAGTGCTGATTCACTTAGAAGCCAAATTGAAAACTGGGAAACCCAGGTTAGGTATAGGAAGGCCAGTGAAGATAGGAAAAAACTTTTAAATGTTATTGATGAATATCGAGCTAAGAGAAGGAGATCTGCTGATAATTCATAA
- a CDS encoding DMT family transporter produces the protein MNRLWGYISVIMAMTFFGISNTFNKILLQTLDPIDLAALSYCLAASFLFLVRYSPLKKRLSSFLDTGHDLENFMSPQDYLILFSTALLGIVIAPLLYLNGLKYTTAVNASLLLIVEILFIIIIGTLFLKERFQKKDITAFFLLILGTVLLVTGGNLENFFISYSWGNLLIILAAFFWSIDTTLSKFLSFKSDIILITALKSAIGGLVLLGISISLDLKIQMSLAYLPYLLFVGLFSIGTALILIYLSIRIIGATRAGTLFSLASLFGAVSAFLILKEPFTIMQLFFGLLMLSGVFIFYLNGKE, from the coding sequence ATGAACCGTTTATGGGGATATATCAGTGTCATAATGGCCATGACTTTTTTTGGCATCTCCAACACCTTCAACAAGATATTGCTGCAGACTCTGGACCCTATAGATCTGGCCGCACTTTCCTACTGCCTGGCAGCTTCATTCCTGTTCCTGGTACGCTATTCTCCGCTTAAAAAAAGACTATCTTCATTTCTGGACACCGGACATGACCTGGAGAACTTCATGTCCCCCCAGGACTACCTAATCCTCTTCAGCACCGCTCTTCTTGGAATTGTTATTGCTCCTCTCCTTTATCTAAATGGTTTAAAGTACACCACAGCCGTTAATGCTTCGCTTCTTTTAATTGTGGAGATCCTGTTTATTATCATCATAGGAACCCTGTTTCTTAAGGAACGTTTCCAAAAAAAAGACATTACAGCCTTTTTCCTCCTGATACTGGGAACAGTTCTTTTGGTCACAGGCGGCAATTTAGAAAATTTCTTTATAAGTTACAGTTGGGGAAATCTATTAATCATATTGGCCGCCTTTTTCTGGAGTATAGACACGACTTTAAGCAAATTTTTAAGCTTTAAAAGTGATATAATCCTCATTACTGCCCTTAAATCAGCCATAGGTGGCCTGGTGCTCCTTGGCATATCAATTTCCCTGGATTTGAAAATTCAGATGTCCCTGGCTTATTTACCTTACCTGCTATTTGTGGGCTTATTCAGCATTGGGACCGCTCTAATCCTTATTTACTTGTCTATCCGGATCATTGGTGCCACTCGGGCCGGCACATTGTTTTCCCTTGCCTCACTATTTGGAGCAGTATCTGCTTTTCTCATCTTGAAAGAACCTTTTACCATTATGCAACTATTCTTTGGACTTTTAATGCTATCCGGAGTGTTCATATTCTATCTAAACGGTAAAGAATGA
- the wecB gene encoding non-hydrolyzing UDP-N-acetylglucosamine 2-epimerase: MKIAFVIGTRPEIIKMSPLIDEVKHRGIDYILVHTGQHYDHEMSQQFFMDLDLEKPHYNIGVGSGAHGEQTSMMISRIEEVLLEEKPDIVLVEGDTNAVLAGALVAAKLHIPVGHVEAGLRSYDKTMPEEINRMVADVCTQLFFVPTNTAATNLLFEGVNPKNIFITGNTVVDACQRNLKIARKNSDLALKIDSGAKVLTLTLHRAENVDHPQRLGQIVNSLLELEDLTIIFPVHPRTTKNLQEFGLYEKLEEAPHIQIIKPMGYLEFLLLLSESQMVMTDSGGIQEEAITLNLPCITLRYNTERPETVQAGGNILVGTSQEKIVNSVRNILGDEDLYHTMKEAPNPYGDGNASIKIVDTISEIESHGGLKIEAPDFITGVNTTKLIRVDQIINVSEFEDKYQAIVKIVFEDGEPIFPEPELNLGGKMVLMSGKGL, translated from the coding sequence GTGAAGATTGCTTTTGTAATTGGTACTCGGCCAGAAATTATCAAGATGTCTCCCCTGATAGATGAAGTGAAGCACAGGGGAATTGACTACATTTTGGTACACACCGGCCAGCATTATGATCATGAGATGAGTCAGCAGTTTTTTATGGACCTGGACCTGGAAAAACCCCACTATAATATTGGGGTTGGTTCGGGGGCCCATGGAGAACAGACTTCCATGATGATCAGTCGTATCGAGGAGGTCCTGTTAGAAGAAAAACCGGATATTGTCCTGGTAGAAGGGGATACCAACGCGGTCCTGGCAGGGGCACTGGTGGCAGCCAAACTTCATATTCCGGTTGGTCATGTGGAGGCGGGCTTGCGTTCTTATGATAAAACCATGCCTGAAGAAATAAACCGGATGGTGGCTGATGTCTGCACCCAACTATTTTTTGTACCAACCAACACTGCAGCCACTAATCTATTATTCGAAGGTGTTAATCCTAAAAACATCTTTATCACTGGCAACACGGTGGTGGATGCCTGTCAACGAAATCTTAAAATTGCCAGGAAAAATTCTGACTTGGCACTTAAAATCGATTCCGGAGCCAAAGTTTTAACTCTGACTCTGCACCGTGCTGAGAATGTTGACCACCCCCAGAGGCTGGGCCAAATTGTTAACTCCCTGTTGGAACTGGAAGATTTAACCATTATCTTCCCGGTACATCCCCGCACCACCAAGAACCTTCAGGAATTCGGTTTGTATGAAAAACTGGAAGAAGCACCCCATATTCAGATTATAAAACCGATGGGGTACTTGGAATTTCTACTACTACTTTCTGAGTCTCAAATGGTAATGACCGATTCAGGTGGAATTCAGGAAGAAGCAATAACCCTTAACTTGCCTTGTATCACCCTAAGATACAACACTGAACGTCCGGAAACCGTGCAGGCTGGTGGGAACATTCTAGTGGGGACGTCCCAGGAAAAAATAGTGAACTCGGTTCGGAATATTTTAGGGGATGAAGATCTTTATCATACCATGAAAGAGGCTCCCAATCCTTATGGGGATGGTAATGCGTCTATAAAGATTGTGGACACCATATCTGAAATAGAATCCCACGGTGGACTTAAAATTGAGGCACCAGACTTTATCACCGGAGTTAACACCACTAAATTGATTAGGGTTGATCAAATCATAAATGTATCTGAATTTGAAGATAAATATCAGGCAATTGTTAAAATAGTATTTGAAGATGGGGAGCCAATATTCCCGGAACCAGAACTTAATTTAGGGGGTAAAATGGTTCTAATGTCAGGGAAAGGGCTTTAA
- the truA gene encoding tRNA pseudouridine(38-40) synthase TruA → MLKIALKIAYLGIDFYGFARQPGLPTVEGELIKALTESGIIDNPSDAGYSIAGRTDRGVHALGNVIAFRTESKINVNQINDLLPASIKVLAQASVHYGFKPRFARQRHYRYLMAKNPFGENLDVERMKEAAGLFIGTHDFRNFTKRSERNPRRNIDHLQVRDAGEIICFDVKGESFLWNMVRKIITVLINVGQGEIDTNDINEFLNPQEKVFITPAPPEGLILMDVTYDKLKFVEDPYARKLFLSVLMKNYMNTRTHSAAYLEMMENLDYNENYISPLFNDLKVLK, encoded by the coding sequence ATGTTGAAAATTGCTTTAAAAATTGCCTATTTGGGAATTGACTTCTACGGGTTTGCAAGACAACCGGGTCTACCTACCGTTGAAGGTGAACTGATCAAAGCCCTTACAGAATCAGGAATAATTGATAACCCATCCGATGCTGGTTACTCCATTGCCGGCCGAACCGACCGGGGGGTTCATGCTCTGGGAAATGTGATTGCATTTCGCACTGAGTCAAAGATAAACGTAAATCAGATAAACGACCTGTTACCTGCTTCTATAAAGGTTCTGGCCCAGGCCAGCGTACACTATGGGTTCAAACCTCGATTCGCCCGACAACGCCACTATCGTTACTTGATGGCCAAAAATCCCTTCGGAGAAAATTTGGATGTAGAAAGAATGAAGGAAGCTGCCGGGTTATTTATTGGCACCCATGACTTTAGGAATTTTACAAAAAGAAGCGAAAGGAATCCTAGAAGGAACATAGACCATCTACAGGTCAGGGATGCGGGTGAAATAATATGTTTTGATGTTAAGGGTGAGAGTTTCTTGTGGAATATGGTTCGTAAGATTATAACAGTCTTGATTAATGTTGGCCAGGGAGAAATTGATACCAATGATATTAATGAATTTTTAAACCCACAAGAAAAGGTATTTATCACTCCAGCACCCCCGGAGGGACTGATATTGATGGATGTAACTTATGATAAACTTAAATTTGTTGAGGATCCCTACGCCCGGAAATTATTCCTTTCGGTATTAATGAAAAATTATATGAATACCAGGACTCATTCGGCTGCTTACCTAGAAATGATGGAGAATCTGGATTATAATGAAAATTACATCTCCCCTTTATTTAATGATTTAAAAGTTTTAAAATAG